From the genome of Opisthocomus hoazin isolate bOpiHoa1 chromosome 8, bOpiHoa1.hap1, whole genome shotgun sequence, one region includes:
- the SEPTIN3 gene encoding neuronal-specific septin-3 isoform X3: MFKGPVESKNEAAMSELVPEPRQKPVVPMKPMGINANLLGYIGIDSIIEQMRKKTMKTGFDFNIMVVGQSGLGKSTLVNTLFKSQVSRKSSGWNREEKIPKTVEIKAIGHVIEEGGVKMKLTVIDTPGFGDQINNENCWEPIEKYINEQYEKFLKEEVNIARKKRIPDTRVHCCLYFISPTGHSLRPLDLEFMKHLSKVVNIIPVIAKADTMTLEEKIEFKQRVRKELEVNGIEFYPQKEFDEDLEDKTENDKIRQESMPFAVVGSDKEYQVNGKRVLGRKTPWGIIEVENLTHCEFALLRDFVIRTHLQDLKEVTHNIHYETYRAKRLNDNGGLPPMTVETEENHESNL, from the exons ATGTTCAAAG GACCAGTGGAGAGCAAAAACGAAGCAGCCATGTCTGAGCTGGTCCCAGAGCCACGACAGAAACCAGTCGTGCCGATGAAACCCATGGGCATCAATGCCAACTTGCTGGGCTACATAGGTATTGACTCCATCATCGAGCAGATGCGCAAGAAAACCATGAAGACGGGTTTCGACTTCAACATCATGGTTGTAG GTCAGAGCGGACTGGGGAAGTCGACGCTGGTGAACACCCTCTTCAAATCCCAGGTGAGCCGCAAATCTTCGGGCTGGAACCGTGAGGAGAAGATCCCTAAGACGGTGGAGATCAAAGCCATTGGGCACG TCATTGAAGAAGGTGGTGTCAAAATGAAGCTGACAGTGATTGACACGCCAGGATTTGGGGACCAGATCAACAATGAGAACTG CTGGGAGCCTATTGAGAAATACATCAACGAGCAATATGAAAAATTTTTGAAAGAGGAGGTGAATATTGCAAGGAAGAAACGAATTCCAGACACGCGAGTGCACTGCTGCCTCTACTTCATCTCCCCCACGGGTCACTC CCTGCGGCCTTTGGACCTGGAGTTCATGAAACATCTCAGCAAGGTAGTGAACATCATCCCGGTTATTGCCAAGGCTGACACCATGACCTTGGAGGAGAAGATCGAATTCAAACAAAGA GTGCGCAAAGAGCTAGAAGTAAATGGAATTGAGTTTTACCCCCAAAAAGAATTCGATGAGGACTTGGAGGATAAAACAGAAAACGACAAAATCAGG CAGGAAAGCATGCCCTTCGCAGTGGTGGGCAGCGACAAGGAGTACCAAGTGAATGGCAAAAGAGTCCTGGGCAGGAAAACACCTTGGGGCATCATTGAAG tggAAAACCTCACTCACTGTGAATTTGCCCTACTTCGAGATTTTGTCATCAG GACCCACCTTCAGGACCTAAAAGAAGTGACCCACAACATCCACTACGAGACTTACAGGGCCAAGCGGCTGAATGACAACGGGGGGCTGCCCCCCATGACTGTCGAGACAGAGGAAAACCACGAAAGTAACCTGTGA
- the SEPTIN3 gene encoding neuronal-specific septin-3 isoform X4 gives MSELVPEPRQKPVVPMKPMGINANLLGYIGIDSIIEQMRKKTMKTGFDFNIMVVGQSGLGKSTLVNTLFKSQVSRKSSGWNREEKIPKTVEIKAIGHVIEEGGVKMKLTVIDTPGFGDQINNENCWEPIEKYINEQYEKFLKEEVNIARKKRIPDTRVHCCLYFISPTGHSLRPLDLEFMKHLSKVVNIIPVIAKADTMTLEEKIEFKQRVRKELEVNGIEFYPQKEFDEDLEDKTENDKIRQESMPFAVVGSDKEYQVNGKRVLGRKTPWGIIEVENLTHCEFALLRDFVIRTHLQDLKEVTHNIHYETYRAKRLNDNGGLPPMTVETEENHESNLQALEVSGVGQAVVLFLSLGDMARRDCRRDGGVDACSVFK, from the exons ATGTCTGAGCTGGTCCCAGAGCCACGACAGAAACCAGTCGTGCCGATGAAACCCATGGGCATCAATGCCAACTTGCTGGGCTACATAGGTATTGACTCCATCATCGAGCAGATGCGCAAGAAAACCATGAAGACGGGTTTCGACTTCAACATCATGGTTGTAG GTCAGAGCGGACTGGGGAAGTCGACGCTGGTGAACACCCTCTTCAAATCCCAGGTGAGCCGCAAATCTTCGGGCTGGAACCGTGAGGAGAAGATCCCTAAGACGGTGGAGATCAAAGCCATTGGGCACG TCATTGAAGAAGGTGGTGTCAAAATGAAGCTGACAGTGATTGACACGCCAGGATTTGGGGACCAGATCAACAATGAGAACTG CTGGGAGCCTATTGAGAAATACATCAACGAGCAATATGAAAAATTTTTGAAAGAGGAGGTGAATATTGCAAGGAAGAAACGAATTCCAGACACGCGAGTGCACTGCTGCCTCTACTTCATCTCCCCCACGGGTCACTC CCTGCGGCCTTTGGACCTGGAGTTCATGAAACATCTCAGCAAGGTAGTGAACATCATCCCGGTTATTGCCAAGGCTGACACCATGACCTTGGAGGAGAAGATCGAATTCAAACAAAGA GTGCGCAAAGAGCTAGAAGTAAATGGAATTGAGTTTTACCCCCAAAAAGAATTCGATGAGGACTTGGAGGATAAAACAGAAAACGACAAAATCAGG CAGGAAAGCATGCCCTTCGCAGTGGTGGGCAGCGACAAGGAGTACCAAGTGAATGGCAAAAGAGTCCTGGGCAGGAAAACACCTTGGGGCATCATTGAAG tggAAAACCTCACTCACTGTGAATTTGCCCTACTTCGAGATTTTGTCATCAG GACCCACCTTCAGGACCTAAAAGAAGTGACCCACAACATCCACTACGAGACTTACAGGGCCAAGCGGCTGAATGACAACGGGGGGCTGCCCCCCATGACTGTCGAGACAGAGGAAAACCACGAAAGTAACCT GCAGGCTTTGGAGGTGAGCGGTGTGGGGCAAGCTGTGGTTCTGTTTTTATCACTTGGAGACATGGCAAGGAGAGACTGCAGGAGAGATGGTGGAGTCGATGCATGCAGTGTCTTCAAGTGA
- the SEPTIN3 gene encoding neuronal-specific septin-3 isoform X2 produces the protein MSELVPEPRQKPVVPMKPMGINANLLGYIGIDSIIEQMRKKTMKTGFDFNIMVVGQSGLGKSTLVNTLFKSQVSRKSSGWNREEKIPKTVEIKAIGHVIEEGGVKMKLTVIDTPGFGDQINNENCWEPIEKYINEQYEKFLKEEVNIARKKRIPDTRVHCCLYFISPTGHSLRPLDLEFMKHLSKVVNIIPVIAKADTMTLEEKIEFKQRVRKELEVNGIEFYPQKEFDEDLEDKTENDKIRESMPFAVVGSDKEYQVNGKRVLGRKTPWGIIEVENLTHCEFALLRDFVIRTHLQDLKEVTHNIHYETYRAKRLNDNGGLPPMTVETEENHESNL, from the exons ATGTCTGAGCTGGTCCCAGAGCCACGACAGAAACCAGTCGTGCCGATGAAACCCATGGGCATCAATGCCAACTTGCTGGGCTACATAGGTATTGACTCCATCATCGAGCAGATGCGCAAGAAAACCATGAAGACGGGTTTCGACTTCAACATCATGGTTGTAG GTCAGAGCGGACTGGGGAAGTCGACGCTGGTGAACACCCTCTTCAAATCCCAGGTGAGCCGCAAATCTTCGGGCTGGAACCGTGAGGAGAAGATCCCTAAGACGGTGGAGATCAAAGCCATTGGGCACG TCATTGAAGAAGGTGGTGTCAAAATGAAGCTGACAGTGATTGACACGCCAGGATTTGGGGACCAGATCAACAATGAGAACTG CTGGGAGCCTATTGAGAAATACATCAACGAGCAATATGAAAAATTTTTGAAAGAGGAGGTGAATATTGCAAGGAAGAAACGAATTCCAGACACGCGAGTGCACTGCTGCCTCTACTTCATCTCCCCCACGGGTCACTC CCTGCGGCCTTTGGACCTGGAGTTCATGAAACATCTCAGCAAGGTAGTGAACATCATCCCGGTTATTGCCAAGGCTGACACCATGACCTTGGAGGAGAAGATCGAATTCAAACAAAGA GTGCGCAAAGAGCTAGAAGTAAATGGAATTGAGTTTTACCCCCAAAAAGAATTCGATGAGGACTTGGAGGATAAAACAGAAAACGACAAAATCAGG GAAAGCATGCCCTTCGCAGTGGTGGGCAGCGACAAGGAGTACCAAGTGAATGGCAAAAGAGTCCTGGGCAGGAAAACACCTTGGGGCATCATTGAAG tggAAAACCTCACTCACTGTGAATTTGCCCTACTTCGAGATTTTGTCATCAG GACCCACCTTCAGGACCTAAAAGAAGTGACCCACAACATCCACTACGAGACTTACAGGGCCAAGCGGCTGAATGACAACGGGGGGCTGCCCCCCATGACTGTCGAGACAGAGGAAAACCACGAAAGTAACCTGTGA
- the SEPTIN3 gene encoding neuronal-specific septin-3 isoform X1, whose product MSELVPEPRQKPVVPMKPMGINANLLGYIGIDSIIEQMRKKTMKTGFDFNIMVVGQSGLGKSTLVNTLFKSQVSRKSSGWNREEKIPKTVEIKAIGHVIEEGGVKMKLTVIDTPGFGDQINNENCWEPIEKYINEQYEKFLKEEVNIARKKRIPDTRVHCCLYFISPTGHSLRPLDLEFMKHLSKVVNIIPVIAKADTMTLEEKIEFKQRVRKELEVNGIEFYPQKEFDEDLEDKTENDKIRQESMPFAVVGSDKEYQVNGKRVLGRKTPWGIIEVENLTHCEFALLRDFVIRTHLQDLKEVTHNIHYETYRAKRLNDNGGLPPMTVETEENHESNL is encoded by the exons ATGTCTGAGCTGGTCCCAGAGCCACGACAGAAACCAGTCGTGCCGATGAAACCCATGGGCATCAATGCCAACTTGCTGGGCTACATAGGTATTGACTCCATCATCGAGCAGATGCGCAAGAAAACCATGAAGACGGGTTTCGACTTCAACATCATGGTTGTAG GTCAGAGCGGACTGGGGAAGTCGACGCTGGTGAACACCCTCTTCAAATCCCAGGTGAGCCGCAAATCTTCGGGCTGGAACCGTGAGGAGAAGATCCCTAAGACGGTGGAGATCAAAGCCATTGGGCACG TCATTGAAGAAGGTGGTGTCAAAATGAAGCTGACAGTGATTGACACGCCAGGATTTGGGGACCAGATCAACAATGAGAACTG CTGGGAGCCTATTGAGAAATACATCAACGAGCAATATGAAAAATTTTTGAAAGAGGAGGTGAATATTGCAAGGAAGAAACGAATTCCAGACACGCGAGTGCACTGCTGCCTCTACTTCATCTCCCCCACGGGTCACTC CCTGCGGCCTTTGGACCTGGAGTTCATGAAACATCTCAGCAAGGTAGTGAACATCATCCCGGTTATTGCCAAGGCTGACACCATGACCTTGGAGGAGAAGATCGAATTCAAACAAAGA GTGCGCAAAGAGCTAGAAGTAAATGGAATTGAGTTTTACCCCCAAAAAGAATTCGATGAGGACTTGGAGGATAAAACAGAAAACGACAAAATCAGG CAGGAAAGCATGCCCTTCGCAGTGGTGGGCAGCGACAAGGAGTACCAAGTGAATGGCAAAAGAGTCCTGGGCAGGAAAACACCTTGGGGCATCATTGAAG tggAAAACCTCACTCACTGTGAATTTGCCCTACTTCGAGATTTTGTCATCAG GACCCACCTTCAGGACCTAAAAGAAGTGACCCACAACATCCACTACGAGACTTACAGGGCCAAGCGGCTGAATGACAACGGGGGGCTGCCCCCCATGACTGTCGAGACAGAGGAAAACCACGAAAGTAACCTGTGA
- the WBP2NL gene encoding postacrosomal sheath WW domain-binding protein isoform X1: protein MALNRNHSAKGDVVVPNGESILKHCKDVELSFSDVTGKPEAFKGTKKGMLYLTPYRMIFVSKGKDPMLSFMMPFYLVKGCSIEQPVFSANYIKGQIQAEAGGGWEGQGTFKLTFNSGGAIEFGQLMFRAASNASSGVPLQNPGYGYTPVPGGYAPAPPAPGGYSPAPPNGPYPYTPPPMSAYGPAPQPMGYPYAQTPGIYPQLPNMNPMYVPPPPPYSGPSPAGPAAPPGWMGPGMPGDSKAMEATSMAYYNPANPHNVYMPMDQPPPYAPPEDKKNN from the exons ATGGCGCTGAACAGGAATCACTCGGCGAAGGGTGATGTCGTCGTCCCCAACGGCGAGAG CATTCTCAAACATTGCAAAGATGTGGAGCTCTCCTTCAGTGATGTGACAGGAAAGCCTGAAGCCTTCAAAGGCACCAAGAAAGGGATGCTGTATCTCACCCCTTACAGG ATGATCTTTGTGTCGAAGGGCAAGGATCCTATGCTGTCTTTCATGATGCCGTTTTATTTGGTGAAAGGATGCTCAATTGAGCAGCCTGTTTTCTCTGCCAATTACATCAAAGGACAGATTCAAGCTGAGGCAGGAG GTggctgggaagggcaggggaCATTTAAACTGACTTTCAACAGTGGAGGAGCCATTGAGTTTGGACAGTTGATGTTCAGAGCTGCCTCTAACG CTTCCAGTGGTGTTCCTCTCCAGAACCCTGGCTATGGCTATACGCCCGTGCCCGGAGGGTATGCGCCCGCCCCGCCTGCTCCCGGGGGTTATTCACCTGCGCCACCAAACGGACCGTATCCGTATACGCCACCTCCGATGAGCGCCTATGGCCCCGCTCCACAGCCCATGGGATATCCATACGCCCAGACTCCAG GTATTTACCCACAGCTTCCAAACATGAACCCCATGTATgtgccacctcctcccccctaCTCCGGGCCGTCTCCTGCAGGACCCGCAGCTCCCCCGGGATGGATGGGCCCGGGGATGCCAG gGGACAGTAAGGCCATGGAAGCCACTTCCATGGCATATTACAACCCCGCCAACCCACACAATGTGTACATGCCCATG GATCAGCCACCTCCTTATGCACCTCCTGAGGACAAGAAGAACAACTAA
- the WBP2NL gene encoding postacrosomal sheath WW domain-binding protein isoform X2 — MALNRNHSAKGDVVVPNGESILKHCKDVELSFSDVTGKPEAFKGTKKGMLYLTPYRMIFVSKGKDPMLSFMMPFYLVKGCSIEQPVFSANYIKGQIQAEAGGGWEGQGTFKLTFNSGGAIEFGQLMFRAASNASSGVPLQNPGYGYTPVPGGYAPAPPAPGGYSPAPPNGPYPYTPPPMSAYGPAPQPMGYPYAQTPGIYPQLPNMNPMYVPPPPPYSGPSPAGPAAPPGWMGPGMPGVTDLHGQGERTERSASDGPESGES, encoded by the exons ATGGCGCTGAACAGGAATCACTCGGCGAAGGGTGATGTCGTCGTCCCCAACGGCGAGAG CATTCTCAAACATTGCAAAGATGTGGAGCTCTCCTTCAGTGATGTGACAGGAAAGCCTGAAGCCTTCAAAGGCACCAAGAAAGGGATGCTGTATCTCACCCCTTACAGG ATGATCTTTGTGTCGAAGGGCAAGGATCCTATGCTGTCTTTCATGATGCCGTTTTATTTGGTGAAAGGATGCTCAATTGAGCAGCCTGTTTTCTCTGCCAATTACATCAAAGGACAGATTCAAGCTGAGGCAGGAG GTggctgggaagggcaggggaCATTTAAACTGACTTTCAACAGTGGAGGAGCCATTGAGTTTGGACAGTTGATGTTCAGAGCTGCCTCTAACG CTTCCAGTGGTGTTCCTCTCCAGAACCCTGGCTATGGCTATACGCCCGTGCCCGGAGGGTATGCGCCCGCCCCGCCTGCTCCCGGGGGTTATTCACCTGCGCCACCAAACGGACCGTATCCGTATACGCCACCTCCGATGAGCGCCTATGGCCCCGCTCCACAGCCCATGGGATATCCATACGCCCAGACTCCAG GTATTTACCCACAGCTTCCAAACATGAACCCCATGTATgtgccacctcctcccccctaCTCCGGGCCGTCTCCTGCAGGACCCGCAGCTCCCCCGGGATGGATGGGCCCGGGGATGCCAG GCGTAACAGATTTGCACGGGCAAGGAGAACGCACAGAGCGCTCTGCTTCTGATGGGCCTGAAAGTGGGGAGAGTTAA
- the NAGA gene encoding alpha-N-acetylgalactosaminidase: protein MAPSGLAPALALALALPALALDNGLALAPPMGWLAWERFRCNVDCRGDPRNCISEKLFFEMADRLAEDGWRDLGYKYVNIDDCWSAKQRDAAGRLVPDPERFPSGIKALADYVHSRGLKLGIYGDLGTHTCGGYPGTTLDRVEQDAQSFAEWGVDMLKLDGCYSSGEEQAKGYPEMARALNATGRPIVYSCSWPAYQGGLPPKVNYTILAEVCNLWRNYDDIQDSWDSVLSILDWFSANQDVLQPAAGPGHWNDPDMLIIGNFGLSHEQSRSQMALWTVMAAPLLMSTDLRTISASAKEILQNRLMIQINQDPLGIQGRRIVKEKSHIEVFLRPLSQAASALVFFSRRTDMPFLYTTSLAKLHFPEDAMYEVQDVYSGKTISGLKTGDAFSVVINPSGVVMWYLRPTAIPAQPWHVVRQRAPGEGFRPVLL from the exons ATGGCGCCGAGCGGGCTGGCCCCGGCCCTGGCGCTGGCCCTGGCGCTGCCCGCGCTGGCCCTGGACAACGGGCTGGCGCTGGCCCCCCCCATGGGCTGGCTGGCCTGGGAGAGGTTCCGCTGCAACGTGGACTGCCGGGGGGATCCCCGCAACTGCATCAG CGAGAAGCTCTTCTTTGAGATGGCAGACCGCCTGGCGGAGGACGGCTGGAGGGACCTGGGCTACAAGTACGTCAACATCGATGACTGCTGGTCAGCCAAGCAGCGGGACGCGGCAGGACGGCTGGTTCCCGACCCCGAGAGGTTTCCCAGCGGGATTAAGGCTCTGGCCGACTAC GTCCACTCCCGGGGCCTGAAGCTGGGCATTTACGGCGACCTGGGCACCCACACCTGCGGGGGCTACCCGGGCACCACACTGGACCGCGTGGAGCAGGATGCCCAGAGCTTTGCGGAGTGGGGTGTGGACATGCTGAAGCTGGATGGGTGCTACTCGTCGGGAGAGGAGCAGGCGAAGG GCTACCCAGAAATGGCGAGGGCATTGAACGCCACAGGCCGCCCGATTGTCTACTCCTGCAGCTGGCCAGCGTATCAGGGGGGGCTTCCGCCCAAG GTGAACTACACCATCCTGGCAGAGGTTTGCAACCTGTGGCGTAACTACGACGACATCCAGGACTCCTGGGACAGCGTGCTCTCCATCCTGGACTGGTTCTCCGCAAACCAGGACGTGCTGCAGCCGGCAGCTGGCCCCGGGCACTGGAATGACCCGGACATG CTCATCATTGGAAACTTCGGCCTTAGCCACGAGCAGTCACGCTCCCAAATGGCCTTGTGGACAGTGATGGCAGCTCCACTCCTCATGTCCACGGATCTCCGCACCATCTCCGCGAGCGCCAAGGAGATCCTGCAGAACCGCCTGATGATCCAGATCAACCAGGACCCTCTGGGAATCCAGGGGCGCAGGATTGTCAAG GAGAAATCCCACATCGAGGTGTTCCTGCGCCCGCTGTCCCAGGCTGCCAGCGCGCTCGTCTTCTTCAGCCGGAGGACAGATATGCCCTTCCTCTACACCACCAGCCTGGCCAAGCTCCACTTCCCCGAGGACGCCATGTATGAG GTACAAGACGTGTACAGCGGGAAGACCATCAGCGGCTTGAAGACAGGAGACGCCTTCTCGGTCGTTATAAACCCCTCGGGGGTGGTGATGTGGTATCTCCGTCCCACGGCGAtcccggcacagccctggcacGTTGTCAGGCAGCGAGCCCCCGGCGAGGGTTTCCGCCCGGTCCTCCTGTGA
- the PHETA2 gene encoding sesquipedalian-2 has translation MKLNERSVAHYATCDSPTDHAGFLRKRVERHHHHGHHHHATSYQRRWFVLKGNLLFYFEEQESREPMGLVVLEGCTVELCEAAEEFAFAIRFDDAGARAYVLVADGQAAMEAWVKALSRASFDYMRLVVRELEKQLEEACKSLAACHKSPRRSSSSSGRKRHLSNPALLPLQEKPAILENGYSTWGSGGGVPGGAACPDRDGGHAKPPPLPPRRRSAAGSAAGSPVPGLSPAMPESPVSPETACFSKLHSWYGQEIAALRREWQERQERGHP, from the coding sequence ATGAAGTTGAACGAGCGGAGCGTGGCCCACTATGCCACCTGTGACTCGCCCACCGACCATGCCGGCTTCCTCCGCAAGCGAGTGGAGCGGCAccaccaccatggccaccaccaccatgccACCTCCTACCAGCGCCGCTGGTTCGTCCTCAAGGGCAACCTCCTCTTCTACTTCGAGGAGCAAGAGAGCCGGGAGCCCAtggggctggtggtgctggagggCTGCACCGTGGAGCTGTGCGAGGCCGCCGAGGAGTTTGCCTTCGCCATCCGCTTCGACGACGCCGGCGCCAGGGCTTATGTGCTGGTGGCCGACGGGCAGGCTGCCATGGAGGCCTGGGTGAAGGCGCTTTCACGGGCCAGCTTCGACTACATGCGGCTGGTGGtgagggagctggagaagcagctggaggaggccTGCAAGAGCTTGGCCGCTTGCCACAAGTCCCCGCGgaggtcctcctcctcctccggcaggAAGAGACACCTCTCCAACCCTGCCTTGCTGCCTCTCCAGGAGAAGCCCGCCATCCTGGAGAACGGTTACTCCACGTGGGGTAGTGGTGGTGGCGTCcccgggggggctgcctgccccgACCGCGATGGGGGGCATGCGAAGCCCCCGCCCCTGCCTCCGCGCCGGCGCTCGGCTGCCGGCAGTGCCGCGGGGTCCCCGGTGCCGGGCCTCTCGCCAGCCATGCCGGAGAGCCCGGTGTCGCCGGAGACGGCCTGCTTCTCCAAGCTGCACAGCTGGTACGGGCAGGAGATCGCGGCGCTGAGACGGGAGTggcaggagaggcaggagaggggaCACCCGTGA
- the SMDT1 gene encoding essential MCU regulator, mitochondrial, with amino-acid sequence MVAAAGGRLLAVAAARSGRAGWGGPRRVPAVPLVPSRSATVTRSGAILPKPVKTPFGLLRVFSVVIPFLYVGTQISKNFAALLEEHDIFVPEDDDDDD; translated from the exons atggtggcggcggcgggcgggcggctcctGGCTGTGGCCGCGGCTCGCTCGGGACGGGCGGGCTGGGGCGGGCCGCGCCGCGTCCCGGCGGTGCCGCTGGTGCCCTCCCGCAGCGCCACCGTCACCCGCAGCGGAGCCATTTTGCCCAAGCCGGTTAAG ACGCCGTTCGGGCTGCTGAGGGTGTTCAGCGTCGTCATCCCCTTCCTCTACGTCGGGACGCAGATCAGCAAGAACTTCGCGGCCCTGCTGGAGGAGCACGATATCTTCGTCCCGGAGGACGACGACGACGACGATTAA